One genomic segment of Actinoplanes ianthinogenes includes these proteins:
- a CDS encoding alpha/beta hydrolase family protein: MPRTWKRVLVTVAAAVALTAPLGATAAHAAANPYERGPDPTLAALQASRGPYAVSTTSVSRLSVAGFGGGTIYYPTTTADGTFGAIAISPGFTAYWSSISWLGPRLASHGFVVIGIETLTTADQPDSRGDQLLAALDYLTTRSSVRSRIDASRLAVAGHSMGGGGSLEAASDRPSLQAAVPLAPWNLDKSWSELRVPTLIVGGEADTVAPVASHSIPFYTSIPSSAEKSYLELNGASHFFPQTVNTPTAVQAVSWLKRFVDNDTRYDQFICPGPRSVSISDYRSSCPLS, from the coding sequence GTGCCCCGGACATGGAAACGCGTGCTGGTGACCGTGGCCGCCGCGGTCGCACTCACCGCGCCGCTCGGCGCCACCGCCGCGCACGCCGCCGCCAACCCCTACGAGCGCGGCCCGGACCCGACGCTCGCGGCCCTGCAGGCGAGTCGCGGACCCTACGCGGTCTCGACGACCTCGGTCTCCCGGCTGAGTGTCGCCGGATTCGGCGGCGGCACCATCTATTACCCGACGACCACCGCGGACGGGACCTTCGGCGCGATCGCCATCTCGCCCGGGTTCACCGCCTACTGGTCCAGCATCTCCTGGCTCGGGCCGCGCCTGGCCTCGCACGGTTTCGTGGTGATCGGCATCGAGACGCTGACCACCGCGGACCAGCCGGACTCGCGGGGTGACCAGCTGCTCGCCGCGCTGGACTACCTGACCACGCGCAGCTCGGTCCGCAGCCGGATCGACGCGAGCCGGCTCGCGGTCGCCGGGCACTCGATGGGTGGCGGCGGCAGCCTGGAGGCGGCCAGTGACCGGCCGTCGTTGCAGGCCGCGGTGCCGCTGGCGCCGTGGAACCTGGACAAGTCGTGGAGCGAGCTGCGCGTCCCGACGCTGATCGTGGGTGGCGAGGCGGACACTGTCGCGCCGGTGGCCAGCCACTCGATCCCGTTCTACACCAGCATCCCCTCGTCGGCCGAGAAGTCGTACCTGGAACTGAACGGGGCCAGCCACTTCTTCCCGCAGACGGTGAACACGCCGACCGCGGTGCAGGCGGTGTCCTGGCTGAAGCGCTTCGTGGACAACGACACCCGGTACGACCAGTTCATCTGCCCGGGACCGCGCAGCGTGTCGATCTCGGATTACCGGAGCAGCTGCCCGCTCTCCTGA
- a CDS encoding efflux RND transporter periplasmic adaptor subunit, translated as MGIALAGRRRLIGIGVAVVVLALLAYGVMRALTADGAQETKAAETVAVDRGAVTTEVATTGTLQAAQTRSLTFAVDGTVESVKVRAGTTVTAGQVLAKVDDDDAREAVDDAQDALDSAEDALADAKAAATSASSSSCNAAAAYRTSASATPSVSTSTSASASTSPSATATKTAAPAATAAPTKTKATCAAAGGTSQQGQQGSGDAILSAQQRVNSAEVTLEEKEDALAGATITAPIAGRVLSVSGKVGSQVSSGSTFITLADVYDMQISADFPEADADHLAVEQKAVITLADKPGETFDATLVVVDPVGTSDGTLTTFGVVLSFVDAPEDLLVGQSAQVKVTTGSKEDVLRVPSTAVHDVSGTTGTVQKDGAVVTVRIGLRGDRYTEITSGLTEGDAVSRSW; from the coding sequence ATGGGTATCGCACTGGCCGGTCGCCGGCGTTTGATCGGGATCGGCGTAGCGGTCGTCGTGCTCGCGTTGCTCGCTTATGGCGTGATGCGTGCGCTGACGGCGGACGGCGCGCAGGAGACGAAGGCGGCCGAGACCGTCGCCGTGGACAGGGGCGCGGTGACCACCGAGGTGGCCACCACCGGGACGCTGCAAGCGGCGCAGACACGGAGTCTGACGTTCGCGGTGGACGGGACCGTGGAGAGCGTCAAGGTCCGGGCGGGTACGACGGTCACCGCGGGCCAGGTGCTCGCGAAGGTGGATGACGACGACGCGCGGGAGGCGGTCGACGACGCGCAGGACGCGCTGGACTCGGCGGAGGACGCGCTCGCCGACGCCAAGGCGGCGGCCACCTCGGCCAGCTCCTCGTCGTGCAATGCCGCGGCGGCCTACCGGACATCCGCGTCGGCGACTCCGTCGGTCTCGACCTCGACCTCGGCCTCGGCCTCCACTTCGCCGAGCGCGACGGCGACCAAGACGGCCGCACCGGCCGCCACCGCCGCTCCCACCAAGACCAAGGCAACCTGTGCCGCAGCCGGTGGGACGTCGCAGCAAGGGCAGCAGGGCAGCGGCGACGCCATCCTGAGTGCCCAGCAACGGGTCAACTCCGCCGAGGTCACCCTCGAGGAGAAGGAGGACGCCCTGGCCGGCGCCACCATCACCGCCCCGATCGCCGGCCGCGTCCTCTCCGTCAGCGGCAAGGTCGGCAGCCAGGTCAGCTCCGGCTCGACCTTCATCACCCTGGCCGACGTCTACGACATGCAGATCAGCGCCGACTTCCCGGAGGCCGACGCGGATCACCTGGCGGTCGAGCAGAAGGCGGTGATCACCCTGGCCGACAAGCCGGGCGAGACGTTCGACGCCACCCTCGTGGTGGTCGACCCGGTCGGCACCAGCGACGGCACGCTCACCACGTTCGGCGTGGTGCTGTCCTTCGTCGACGCGCCGGAGGACCTGCTGGTCGGGCAGAGCGCCCAGGTCAAGGTGACCACCGGCAGCAAGGAGGACGTGCTCCGGGTGCCCAGCACCGCGGTGCACGACGTCTCCGGGACCACCGGGACCGTGCAGAAGGACGGCGCCGTGGTCACCGTGCGGATCGGTCTGCGGGGCGACCGGTACACGGAGATCACCTCCGGGCTCACCGAGGGTGATGCGGTGTCCCGATCCTGGTGA
- a CDS encoding LacI family DNA-binding transcriptional regulator, with translation MPEPRRITSADVARRAGVSRATVSYVLNATPGQSISTATRDRVLQAAAGLGYAPSAAARTLRTGRSDVVLCLLPDWPIGNEVGNLLGNLSTALAREGLTFVAHPGSRADRPIAEIWKAITPAAVLSFTDFSDDETEAMRAAGVALVVALLGRAGRHGRELEVPQQLVGTRQAEHLLATGHARLGYAYPDDPRLQIFAEPRLAGVRTALAAVSGRSSSGASAAGPRVETVPLDVAQAAVAVERWRAAGVTGVCAYNDEVALAVLAGARALSVTGLAVIGVDDIPAARLAVPPLTTVTTDQRTLAAHLATTIVAAVSGRPTPVLRTADLIRVVARESA, from the coding sequence ATGCCTGAGCCCCGCCGGATCACCAGCGCCGATGTCGCCCGCCGCGCGGGCGTGTCCCGGGCGACGGTCAGCTACGTCCTGAACGCCACGCCCGGCCAGAGCATCTCCACGGCCACCCGCGACCGCGTGCTCCAGGCCGCGGCCGGACTCGGCTACGCACCGTCGGCCGCCGCCCGCACCCTCCGCACCGGACGCTCCGATGTGGTGCTCTGCCTGCTGCCGGACTGGCCGATCGGCAACGAGGTGGGCAACCTGCTCGGCAACCTGTCGACCGCGCTGGCCCGGGAGGGACTCACCTTCGTGGCGCACCCGGGCAGCCGGGCCGACCGGCCGATCGCCGAGATCTGGAAGGCGATCACGCCGGCCGCGGTGCTGTCCTTCACCGACTTCTCCGACGACGAGACGGAGGCGATGCGGGCGGCCGGGGTGGCGCTGGTGGTGGCCCTGCTCGGGCGGGCCGGGCGGCACGGGCGGGAGCTGGAGGTGCCGCAGCAGCTGGTGGGGACGAGGCAGGCGGAGCATCTGCTGGCGACCGGGCACGCACGGCTGGGGTATGCGTATCCGGACGATCCGCGGTTGCAGATCTTCGCGGAGCCTCGGCTGGCGGGGGTGCGGACGGCTCTCGCGGCCGTGTCCGGGCGGTCCTCGTCCGGCGCGTCCGCTGCGGGGCCGCGTGTGGAGACGGTGCCGCTCGACGTCGCGCAGGCTGCGGTGGCGGTGGAGCGGTGGCGGGCGGCCGGGGTGACCGGGGTGTGCGCGTACAACGACGAGGTCGCCCTCGCGGTGCTCGCCGGAGCCCGGGCGCTGTCCGTGACCGGGCTCGCGGTGATCGGCGTCGACGACATCCCGGCGGCGCGGCTGGCCGTACCTCCGCTGACCACCGTGACCACCGACCAGCGCACCCTCGCCGCCCACCTGGCCACGACGATCGTGGCCGCGGTCAGCGGCCGCCCCACCCCGGTCCTGCGCACCGCCGACCTGATCCGCGTCGTGGCCCGCGAGTCCGCCTGA
- a CDS encoding helix-turn-helix transcriptional regulator yields the protein MQEVERLLHAAAEGRGGALLLCGAPGSGRSTLLRSALPHAAGWTVRAVPGHAAERALPFAALRRLTGRSAWPAARGDDPVVTAGDSLLHFLRTSAARRPQLCLLDDAHLLDTPSRSVIAYASRRLAGDRIAVLLTGPPGLTALDLPAHHVPPLPPSACQALLTAESPDLTDDVAMALAEVSGGNPAALLDLVAALTPEQRRGYAPLPTELPPSSRLRRRLHTGLAALPATTRHLLLLAAATPSSPLPDLLTAATSVLRPPAPTPDPLTSTEPTDPRALLTAPPPPDLGALLEAADSLDTTNPLDPLNTTGPLDTTDPLDTADSLDTTDPLDTADSLNTAGPLVTAAWLAGFAPAERTGLITIDETAVRFASPLVRGVAYREMPATARQTAHLALARVAAARGRALDALRHRAAASTTADPALAAALTEAAAPAAPSAATDAFRYAAELSPDPAVRNAALLAAARCAWLAGHPHQARLLLHRLESPRPRHEQRLTRVRARGLTAEMRPDDPASREILLDVAAELGEADPIGALDALSLAGEAAALAGEQERFAVLARRIATARRGDEPAAVTMAHHHVAGLAEIACGDEAAAFARFRQELELAAAVAEPIPLIRAATAAILVGDARQATASAGRAAVLAGADGAHSLVPRALELAALAGMASGDYDAATTAALDGVAVARGTGQSALAGTHLGLLAVLSALVGDRDNGQARIDAATGTDRARPLCEWAFALLDLVDGQRRAAAERLRMVVAGPPGHGSVLLRVAVVPHLLEAAGPEPAVNPVAAAFDEWAGRTGQAGWLALRDRCRALRTRDAEAAEAHFHSALRRIGEAGFPRAHTELLYGRLLRRRRRHVAAREHLRRAAETFRLLGAEPWAAQSVRELRAAGERSGQDLRAAAERSGPKAWDGAALTAQQERIATLVAEGATNREVAQELHLSPRTVDHHLRNVFARLGVRSRTEMAHLLAAR from the coding sequence GTGCAAGAAGTTGAGCGCCTCCTGCACGCGGCCGCCGAGGGCCGGGGCGGCGCCCTCCTGCTCTGCGGCGCGCCCGGCTCCGGCCGCAGCACACTGCTCCGCTCGGCCCTCCCGCACGCCGCCGGCTGGACGGTCCGCGCCGTTCCCGGACACGCCGCCGAGCGCGCCCTCCCGTTCGCCGCCCTCCGCCGCCTCACCGGCCGCTCCGCCTGGCCTGCGGCCCGCGGCGACGATCCGGTGGTCACCGCAGGCGATTCCCTCCTGCACTTCTTGCGTACGTCCGCAGCCCGCCGCCCCCAGCTCTGCCTCCTGGACGACGCCCACCTGCTCGACACCCCGTCCCGGTCGGTCATCGCCTACGCGTCCCGCCGCCTCGCCGGCGACCGGATCGCCGTGCTGCTCACCGGCCCACCCGGCCTGACCGCCCTGGACCTGCCGGCCCACCACGTCCCGCCCCTGCCGCCATCCGCCTGCCAGGCCCTGCTCACCGCGGAGTCCCCCGACCTGACCGACGACGTGGCGATGGCCCTGGCCGAGGTCTCCGGCGGCAACCCCGCCGCCCTGCTCGACCTGGTCGCCGCCCTGACGCCGGAACAGCGCCGCGGCTACGCCCCACTCCCCACCGAACTCCCGCCGTCCAGCCGGTTACGCCGCCGCCTCCACACCGGGCTGGCCGCGCTCCCCGCAACCACCCGCCACCTGCTCCTCCTGGCCGCCGCCACCCCGTCGTCCCCGCTCCCCGACCTCCTCACCGCCGCTACCTCGGTCCTCCGACCGCCGGCTCCCACACCCGACCCGCTCACCTCCACCGAACCGACGGATCCGCGCGCGCTGCTCACTGCGCCACCACCCCCGGACCTGGGTGCCCTGCTGGAGGCGGCGGACTCGCTCGACACGACCAACCCGCTAGACCCGCTGAATACGACCGGCCCGCTAGACACGACGGACCCGCTAGACACGGCGGACTCCCTGGACACGACCGACCCGCTGGACACGGCGGACTCGCTTAACACGGCAGGCCCGCTCGTCACCGCCGCCTGGCTGGCCGGCTTCGCGCCCGCCGAGCGCACGGGCCTCATCACGATCGACGAGACCGCCGTCCGATTCGCGTCGCCACTGGTGCGCGGGGTGGCGTACCGGGAAATGCCGGCGACCGCCCGGCAGACCGCGCACCTGGCCCTGGCCCGGGTCGCGGCCGCTCGCGGCCGTGCGCTGGACGCCCTCCGGCACCGCGCGGCGGCCTCGACCACCGCGGATCCCGCGCTCGCCGCCGCGCTCACCGAGGCTGCCGCGCCGGCCGCGCCGTCCGCGGCGACAGACGCTTTCCGGTACGCCGCGGAGCTCTCCCCCGATCCCGCCGTCCGCAACGCCGCCCTGCTCGCCGCGGCCCGCTGCGCCTGGCTGGCCGGCCACCCCCACCAGGCCCGCCTGCTCCTCCACCGGCTGGAGAGCCCACGGCCGCGCCATGAGCAGCGGCTGACCCGGGTCCGGGCCCGGGGGCTCACCGCGGAGATGCGGCCGGACGACCCGGCGTCACGGGAGATCCTGCTGGACGTCGCGGCGGAACTCGGTGAGGCGGACCCGATCGGCGCGCTGGACGCCCTGTCGCTGGCCGGCGAGGCGGCGGCCCTGGCCGGGGAACAGGAGCGATTTGCGGTGCTGGCGCGCCGGATCGCGACGGCGCGCCGTGGTGACGAACCGGCGGCGGTGACGATGGCCCATCACCACGTGGCGGGGCTCGCCGAGATCGCGTGCGGTGACGAGGCGGCGGCGTTCGCCCGGTTCCGGCAGGAGCTGGAACTGGCCGCGGCGGTGGCCGAGCCGATCCCGCTGATCCGGGCGGCGACCGCCGCGATCCTGGTCGGTGACGCGCGGCAGGCCACCGCGTCGGCCGGGCGGGCCGCGGTCCTGGCCGGTGCGGACGGCGCGCACAGCCTGGTGCCCCGCGCGCTCGAACTGGCCGCCCTCGCCGGGATGGCGTCCGGCGACTACGACGCGGCGACGACCGCGGCGCTCGACGGCGTGGCCGTGGCGCGCGGCACCGGGCAGAGCGCCCTGGCCGGTACCCACCTCGGCCTGCTCGCGGTCCTCTCCGCACTGGTCGGGGACCGGGACAACGGGCAGGCCCGGATCGACGCGGCGACCGGAACCGATCGGGCACGCCCGCTCTGTGAGTGGGCCTTCGCCCTGCTCGACCTGGTGGACGGGCAGCGCCGGGCAGCCGCCGAACGACTCAGAATGGTGGTGGCCGGCCCGCCCGGACACGGTTCGGTGCTGCTGCGCGTCGCGGTGGTGCCACACCTGCTCGAAGCCGCCGGTCCGGAACCGGCGGTGAACCCGGTGGCGGCCGCCTTCGACGAGTGGGCCGGCCGGACCGGGCAGGCCGGATGGCTGGCATTGCGCGACCGGTGCCGTGCGCTGCGGACCCGGGACGCCGAGGCCGCCGAGGCACACTTCCACTCGGCGCTGCGGCGGATCGGGGAGGCCGGGTTCCCCCGGGCGCACACCGAGTTGCTTTACGGCCGGTTGCTGCGCCGCCGTCGCCGGCACGTCGCGGCACGCGAGCACCTGCGCCGGGCGGCGGAGACGTTCCGGTTGCTCGGGGCGGAGCCGTGGGCGGCGCAGAGCGTCCGCGAGCTGCGTGCCGCCGGGGAACGGTCCGGACAGGACCTGCGGGCCGCCGCCGAGCGGTCCGGCCCGAAGGCGTGGGACGGCGCGGCCCTGACCGCCCAACAGGAACGGATCGCCACCCTGGTCGCCGAAGGCGCCACCAACCGCGAGGTGGCCCAGGAGCTGCACCTCAGCCCCCGCACCGTCGACCACCACCTCCGCAACGTCTTCGCCCGCCTCGGCGTCCGCTCCCGCACCGAGATGGCCCACCTCCTGGCCGCCCGCTGA